From the genome of Endozoicomonas sp. NE40, one region includes:
- a CDS encoding lytic polysaccharide monooxygenase: MRNNLMKLLLLPLVIVCSFSYGHGWTDYPKARQTICADDGGYWSSTDGSTIPNAACRAAFLQSGTYPFVQKNEFSANVIDYLNQGAVEAVVTDGDLCSAGATSKSGMDIPSAAWQKTVLQPGSHTLRFRATAPHNPSFWRIYLTRSGFDSASQRLNWSDLELINSYDNLPVVNGFYEMDINIPSERSGTGILYVRWQRYDAGGEGFYNCSDLAFSDDATTTPPPGPDPDPSPNLVNIGSYVTSAHDIAEVNDTVRFRLFNSSGQEVVDESIVVTAGNLDISVWARDLALKVNDIHSNQMFIGIWHEEMNHLMYDEDNVFSNRVWATDTNFSYSTSVIKSDDQPPVTDYDYAYPEGLGSYQPATKVKGTDGNIYQCKPFPDSGWCNLSSFYYAPGTGLAWQDAWIRL, encoded by the coding sequence ATGAGAAACAATCTTATGAAACTGCTACTTTTACCTTTGGTAATAGTGTGTAGCTTTTCCTACGGCCATGGCTGGACCGATTACCCCAAAGCACGACAAACTATCTGTGCTGACGATGGGGGTTACTGGTCGTCTACTGATGGATCAACGATTCCTAATGCCGCCTGTCGGGCAGCATTTTTACAGTCAGGCACTTATCCCTTTGTACAGAAGAATGAGTTTTCTGCCAATGTTATTGATTACCTGAATCAGGGTGCGGTAGAGGCTGTTGTTACCGATGGTGACCTCTGTAGTGCGGGAGCGACTAGTAAGTCGGGAATGGATATCCCTTCTGCAGCCTGGCAGAAAACCGTTCTGCAACCTGGCAGCCATACACTGAGGTTCAGGGCTACTGCGCCACATAACCCGAGCTTCTGGAGAATCTACCTGACCAGGTCTGGTTTTGACTCTGCCAGTCAGCGACTGAACTGGTCAGACCTGGAGCTGATTAACAGCTATGATAATCTCCCGGTTGTAAACGGCTTTTATGAGATGGATATCAACATTCCTTCAGAACGTAGTGGAACCGGAATCCTGTATGTTCGCTGGCAAAGGTATGACGCTGGCGGTGAGGGGTTCTATAACTGTTCCGATTTGGCTTTTTCTGACGACGCGACTACAACGCCTCCACCAGGACCAGATCCAGACCCATCTCCCAATCTGGTTAATATCGGTTCTTATGTGACCAGTGCCCATGATATTGCCGAGGTGAATGACACCGTAAGGTTCCGTCTGTTCAATAGCTCCGGTCAGGAAGTAGTGGATGAATCCATTGTCGTCACTGCAGGCAACCTTGATATCAGTGTCTGGGCAAGGGACCTGGCATTGAAAGTCAATGACATCCATTCAAACCAGATGTTTATAGGCATCTGGCATGAAGAGATGAATCATCTGATGTACGACGAAGACAATGTCTTCAGTAACCGGGTCTGGGCAACGGATACAAACTTCAGCTACTCAACCTCCGTTATTAAGTCAGACGACCAGCCACCCGTAACGGATTATGATTATGCATACCCTGAAGGCCTGGGCAGCTATCAGCCAGCAACTAAAGTGAAGGGTACCGATGGCAACATTTACCAGTGCAAGCCATTCCCGGACTCAGGCTGGTGTAACCTGAGTTCATTTTATTATGCTCCGGGAACAGGGTTAGCCTGGCAGGATGCGTGGATAAGGTTGTAA
- the tatB gene encoding Sec-independent protein translocase protein TatB, producing MLDSVGFFEILVVMTLGLLVIGPERLPVVIKQASDWVRVVRGSFTSLAHQYEQELKMKELKQRLDYTRKKSLEAATKRSRSLKRDDI from the coding sequence GTGCTTGATAGTGTTGGATTTTTTGAAATTCTGGTTGTCATGACTCTGGGCTTGCTGGTAATCGGGCCTGAGCGTCTTCCTGTTGTCATCAAACAGGCTTCTGACTGGGTCAGAGTCGTTAGAGGTTCTTTCACGTCGCTGGCCCATCAATATGAACAGGAGTTAAAAATGAAGGAGCTGAAACAGAGGCTTGACTACACCCGGAAAAAGAGCCTTGAAGCTGCTACAAAACGTTCCCGCAGTCTGAAGCGTGATGACATTTAG
- a CDS encoding glucoamylase family protein, with amino-acid sequence MIKLKRTLLCVCISASLLAGCNDQSGSDNPPSTVEGVPPTGDTSPGTPPPASDIATKLLVGYEPDETLPELSVNGGSAAVEISMVRQGRRAYPTEKDYFLSLAWENHRDDYLSIRHDFSSNVVDYDKADFIMLDLYVPEGQKVSSVEMKLEGQLFSSISRNVVNGGWSTIAVDVRQLKDKSSSTLEELRLFTSDTGGELYLDNIRLVSASPEAVEVNSVHGAAEVAWRHLDPSFWLEDFKGYNVYRSVVGSDYREKLNDQPVTVSAYIDFDADDSQEADYFVSSVIGSTESELTYVGRGKAANLSDEEFLGSLQRTTFRYMTDYMHPHSGMTRISYQKANQSNNCGPFHTGMATMALAAGVENEFIDREDAARRVVKMLRFMKSADRFQTGWPRWVRCHTGRLAGLASPDDGANLSDTGMFLQGALVAREYFTENNALEAEIRELASELYHSVDFNLFRDFDGKTEGEVLMWHWSQTTGFEQSLLLKSFQETFGVYVLALGSPTHPIPAEIYHSGWAAGGGISYNRYINGELSRHDDTRQLYNGNRLWGGNKQEPLYSVHHNYIAIDPRDLRDDYVSFWDTAHSRVDLQYNYGLMNPEDHSAYGELEWGIMADHDPWGYQRHEVEGKPGIDDNGTISMGALVASTPYLPEKIIPAIRHLYDKYQAKVYGGYGFYDSYNKDADWWSADHRKYVSLNPTSNFVALENHKTGLIWELYNKAPEIQEAYRRGGFVRDADAGLMVSYFENEGRWDTDNLPDLSAMTPEWEVQVSTFHATPRDRATNFGLLYQGWLTVEQSGHYTFYTDSNSPNRLTIDGKKVIEGEAGIENSGTIYLPAGEHPVSAEYFQSTGMRQFTVSYEGPGIEKKVIPVKRLRTSLNAAIAP; translated from the coding sequence ATGATAAAGCTAAAGCGGACACTATTGTGTGTTTGTATTTCAGCCTCACTGTTAGCCGGTTGTAACGATCAGTCCGGAAGTGATAATCCCCCTTCTACTGTTGAAGGTGTGCCACCAACCGGGGACACCTCTCCAGGTACTCCTCCTCCCGCTTCAGATATCGCCACAAAGCTGCTTGTTGGATACGAACCGGACGAAACATTACCAGAACTCAGCGTGAATGGCGGAAGCGCAGCGGTTGAAATCTCAATGGTCAGACAGGGTCGTCGCGCTTATCCGACAGAAAAAGATTATTTCCTCAGTCTTGCCTGGGAAAATCATAGAGATGATTACCTGTCTATTCGCCATGATTTCTCGTCAAACGTGGTTGACTACGACAAAGCCGACTTCATTATGCTGGATCTTTATGTGCCGGAAGGGCAGAAGGTCTCTTCAGTGGAGATGAAACTGGAGGGACAGCTTTTTTCCAGTATAAGCAGGAATGTTGTCAACGGTGGCTGGTCTACAATAGCTGTTGATGTACGACAGCTTAAGGATAAAAGCAGCTCTACCCTTGAAGAGCTGCGACTGTTCACCTCTGATACCGGCGGTGAACTTTATCTCGATAATATCAGGCTGGTTTCTGCCAGCCCCGAAGCGGTGGAGGTTAACTCAGTCCACGGTGCGGCTGAAGTGGCCTGGAGACATCTGGACCCGTCTTTCTGGCTGGAAGATTTTAAAGGGTATAACGTTTACCGTTCTGTTGTTGGTAGCGACTATAGAGAGAAACTGAACGACCAGCCGGTGACCGTCAGTGCGTATATTGACTTTGATGCGGATGACTCTCAGGAAGCCGATTACTTTGTCAGTAGCGTGATTGGTAGCACAGAGTCAGAGCTGACTTATGTCGGGCGGGGCAAAGCAGCAAACCTGTCCGACGAAGAGTTCCTGGGCAGTTTACAGAGAACGACATTCCGCTACATGACGGACTATATGCATCCGCACAGTGGCATGACCCGCATTTCATACCAGAAAGCAAACCAGAGCAACAATTGCGGCCCTTTCCATACGGGCATGGCTACCATGGCTCTGGCTGCGGGGGTGGAAAATGAGTTTATTGATCGTGAGGACGCTGCCCGCCGCGTGGTGAAAATGCTGCGTTTCATGAAATCCGCCGATCGCTTCCAGACCGGCTGGCCACGCTGGGTGCGTTGTCATACCGGCAGGCTGGCAGGACTGGCCAGTCCTGATGATGGCGCAAACCTGAGCGATACCGGCATGTTCCTGCAGGGGGCGCTGGTCGCTCGTGAGTACTTCACTGAAAACAATGCGCTGGAAGCGGAAATTCGTGAACTGGCCTCAGAATTGTACCACTCGGTTGACTTCAACCTTTTCCGTGATTTTGACGGAAAAACCGAAGGCGAAGTGCTGATGTGGCACTGGTCACAAACGACAGGGTTTGAACAAAGCCTTTTGTTAAAAAGCTTCCAGGAAACCTTTGGGGTGTATGTACTGGCCCTGGGTTCGCCTACTCACCCGATACCGGCAGAGATTTACCACTCCGGGTGGGCAGCCGGTGGTGGCATCAGTTATAACCGTTACATTAACGGCGAACTGTCCAGACATGACGACACCAGGCAGCTATACAATGGCAACCGCCTCTGGGGGGGGAATAAGCAAGAACCGCTTTACTCAGTCCACCACAACTATATTGCCATAGACCCCAGAGACCTGAGGGATGACTATGTCAGCTTCTGGGACACCGCACACAGCCGGGTTGATCTGCAATATAACTACGGGTTGATGAACCCTGAAGATCACTCCGCTTATGGTGAGCTGGAATGGGGCATTATGGCTGATCACGACCCCTGGGGTTATCAACGCCACGAAGTGGAAGGCAAACCCGGTATTGACGACAATGGCACGATTTCAATGGGCGCGCTGGTCGCCTCAACACCCTATCTCCCGGAGAAAATTATTCCTGCGATTCGCCACCTTTACGATAAATACCAGGCAAAGGTTTACGGCGGCTATGGGTTTTATGACTCCTATAATAAGGATGCTGACTGGTGGTCTGCCGACCACCGGAAATATGTCAGTCTGAATCCGACTTCGAATTTTGTCGCCCTTGAAAACCATAAAACAGGTTTAATCTGGGAGCTCTATAACAAAGCCCCTGAAATACAGGAAGCCTATCGCAGAGGCGGCTTTGTCAGGGATGCTGATGCGGGGTTGATGGTCAGTTATTTTGAAAATGAAGGTCGCTGGGATACGGACAACCTGCCAGACCTGTCGGCGATGACACCTGAGTGGGAAGTTCAGGTGAGTACCTTCCACGCAACACCACGAGACCGGGCAACGAACTTCGGGCTGCTGTATCAGGGTTGGCTGACTGTCGAACAATCCGGTCACTATACCTTCTATACGGATTCTAACAGCCCGAACAGGCTCACAATTGATGGAAAAAAAGTGATAGAGGGTGAGGCAGGCATTGAAAACTCCGGCACGATTTATTTGCCAGCCGGTGAACACCCTGTATCTGCCGAGTATTTTCAATCAACCGGTATGCGGCAGTTTACGGTTTCCTATGAAGGTCCGGGGATAGAGAAAAAGGTTATTCCTGTGAAACGACTGCGGACTTCGTTAAATGCAGCGATAGCTCCATAG